Proteins from one Dysgonomonas sp. HDW5A genomic window:
- a CDS encoding TerD family protein, which yields MAINLTKGQRIDIGLSKVGVGLGWDPNESTGFDFDLDASAFMLGDNKKLPADEFFVFYNNPKSPDGSVESSGDDLTGGNSDGDDETLTVDLTRVDPKVQEIVFTVTIHDYETRKQNFGQVRNSFIRIYNAQTNEEIAKYELDEDFSIETAVEFGRLYKRNGEWKFEAMGIGYKGGLEYFVNKFA from the coding sequence ATGGCAATTAATTTAACAAAAGGACAGCGAATTGATATCGGTCTTTCTAAGGTAGGTGTTGGACTTGGATGGGATCCTAACGAAAGTACAGGATTTGATTTTGACTTGGACGCATCGGCTTTTATGTTAGGTGATAATAAGAAACTTCCTGCTGACGAATTTTTCGTATTCTACAATAATCCTAAATCACCGGATGGTTCGGTTGAATCCTCGGGCGACGATTTAACAGGAGGTAATAGTGACGGTGATGACGAAACTCTAACTGTAGACTTAACCCGTGTGGATCCTAAAGTACAGGAAATAGTGTTTACGGTAACCATTCACGATTACGAAACCCGCAAACAAAACTTCGGACAAGTACGTAATTCGTTTATTCGTATATACAATGCTCAGACTAATGAGGAAATTGCCAAATACGAATTGGATGAGGACTTCTCGATAGAAACAGCTGTGGAATTTGGTCGTTTATACAAACGCAACGGCGAATGGAAGTTCGAAGCTATGGGTATCGGATATAAAGGTGGCCTTGAATATTTCGTTAATAAATTTGCATAA
- a CDS encoding TerD family protein, with amino-acid sequence MAINLEKGQRTEVKLPKFVVGLGWDTNSSSTGVDFDLDCSVFILGDNKKILSDEFFVFYNNLKSPDGSVEHTGDNLTGEGDGDDETIKIDLSKIDAKATEICFIVTIHEAESRKQNFGQVRNSFVRIYNPENNEELLKYELEEDFSIETAVEFGRLYKRNGEWKFEAVGVGQKGGLADYLQKYS; translated from the coding sequence ATGGCTATAAATTTAGAAAAAGGACAACGCACCGAGGTGAAATTGCCGAAATTCGTTGTAGGTCTTGGATGGGATACCAATTCATCAAGTACAGGAGTCGATTTCGACTTAGATTGCTCGGTTTTTATCTTAGGTGATAATAAGAAGATTCTTTCTGACGAGTTTTTTGTATTCTATAATAACCTTAAATCACCCGATGGTTCTGTAGAGCATACAGGCGACAATCTTACCGGTGAAGGGGATGGAGATGACGAAACTATAAAAATCGATTTGTCGAAAATAGATGCTAAGGCGACTGAAATATGTTTCATCGTAACGATTCATGAGGCAGAAAGCCGCAAACAAAATTTCGGACAAGTTCGTAATTCATTCGTCAGAATATACAATCCTGAAAATAACGAAGAGCTTCTGAAATACGAATTAGAGGAAGATTTTTCGATAGAAACAGCTGTGGAATTTGGTCGTTTATACAAACGCAATGGCGAATGGAAATTCGAAGCTGTGGGTGTCGGTCAAAAAGGAGGTTTGGCAGATTATTTACAGAAATATAGCTAA
- a CDS encoding TerD family protein: protein MAINLQKGQRINLEKSSGAKLVQFCVGVNWGAIEYQAEEGGFLGFGKKTVTKSKDVDLDLSCVMYDENGNLVDHLYSPLYRPELLAQFGLNAGKLVSITGAMRHTGDDLEGDKGGDDGLDNEIITVDLSKLGTNVHRIFFFLNSVGEEDFSQVPYAKIRMYEGTPVKVDSVYAEYNVVSEPQYRGKKALIMGELYKKGDDWKFNAIGDAFEDVFLGQTIQRITQNYAK from the coding sequence ATGGCAATTAATTTACAGAAAGGTCAACGTATAAATCTAGAGAAAAGTTCAGGAGCAAAACTGGTTCAGTTTTGTGTGGGTGTGAACTGGGGAGCAATCGAATATCAAGCTGAAGAAGGCGGTTTTCTTGGCTTCGGCAAAAAGACTGTAACCAAAAGCAAAGATGTAGACTTAGATTTGAGTTGTGTAATGTATGACGAAAATGGTAATTTGGTGGATCACCTGTATTCTCCATTATACAGACCCGAACTTCTTGCTCAATTCGGATTAAATGCCGGAAAGCTTGTTTCAATTACAGGAGCAATGCGTCACACTGGTGATGATCTTGAAGGAGATAAAGGTGGAGACGATGGTTTGGATAACGAAATTATCACTGTAGACCTTTCTAAATTAGGTACTAATGTACACCGTATTTTCTTCTTTCTGAACAGTGTGGGCGAAGAAGATTTCTCTCAGGTTCCTTATGCGAAAATAAGAATGTACGAAGGTACCCCTGTCAAAGTTGATAGCGTATATGCTGAATATAATGTAGTTTCTGAACCTCAATACAGAGGTAAAAAAGCTCTTATTATGGGTGAACTTTATAAAAAAGGTGACGATTGGAAGTTCAATGCGATTGGTGATGCATTCGAAGATGTATTCCTTGGACAAACCATCCAACGTATCACGCAAAACTATGCTAAATAA
- a CDS encoding toxic anion resistance protein: protein MDTTNNNIPTPSLQRIDNQGNINLENLDQNEISRLSELNKSLVVTDVNSVLNYGVDLQSTMEKYSNDFLNSVRTFNSGEVGTHISDLLTELNYIDVDELNQSGFKAFLSKVPLLKNLVVNVKRIFQKYDTVISNVDKISNKIKAGRINSLKDNTALQTMFDNNVEYIKQIEQLIIAGQLKFQELQVKLAEMEGNPANYKDYEIADLREYIMRLDKRLADMKIIRYVMMQSLAQIRVVQNNNTAIADKAQSIISTTIPVWKNQLTIAVALYRQKANVEMQRKVAETTNTILEKNAELLRQNSIEVARENENTVVSIDTLKKTTQSLISTLDEVKKIHEEGMRNRQVLDKELQTLETELRKNVQGIR from the coding sequence ATGGATACTACTAATAATAACATCCCGACTCCATCTCTTCAAAGAATAGACAATCAAGGAAATATAAATCTGGAGAATCTCGATCAAAATGAAATAAGCAGGTTATCAGAATTAAATAAAAGCTTAGTAGTAACCGATGTAAACTCAGTTCTAAACTATGGAGTCGATTTACAATCGACAATGGAAAAATACAGTAATGACTTTCTGAACTCGGTCAGAACATTTAATTCAGGTGAAGTTGGCACACATATAAGCGACCTTCTTACCGAACTGAATTATATAGATGTAGACGAGTTGAATCAGAGTGGATTCAAAGCTTTTCTGAGTAAAGTTCCATTATTGAAGAATTTAGTTGTTAACGTAAAGAGAATATTCCAGAAATACGACACTGTTATTTCGAATGTCGACAAGATATCAAATAAAATTAAAGCCGGTCGCATCAATTCATTGAAAGACAATACGGCTCTACAGACTATGTTCGACAACAATGTTGAATATATCAAACAAATAGAACAACTTATAATTGCAGGTCAATTGAAATTTCAGGAACTGCAAGTGAAATTGGCAGAGATGGAAGGTAATCCTGCTAACTACAAAGATTATGAGATTGCCGATCTTAGAGAATATATCATGCGTCTCGACAAACGTCTTGCCGACATGAAAATCATTCGCTATGTAATGATGCAATCGCTTGCACAAATACGTGTGGTTCAAAACAACAATACAGCCATAGCAGACAAAGCTCAATCGATTATTTCTACAACAATACCTGTTTGGAAAAATCAATTGACTATTGCCGTTGCGTTATACAGACAGAAAGCAAATGTGGAAATGCAACGTAAGGTAGCAGAAACCACTAACACTATATTAGAGAAGAATGCTGAACTACTTCGTCAAAACAGTATTGAGGTAGCTCGCGAAAATGAAAACACGGTAGTATCTATCGATACATTGAAAAAAACAACTCAATCGCTTATCAGCACATTAGACGAAGTGAAAAAGATTCACGAAGAAGGTATGCGTAACCGTCAGGTGTTAGATAAAGAATTGCAAACATTAGAAACAGAATTAAGAAAGAACGTTCAAGGAATTCGTTAA
- a CDS encoding transposase — MTTDTLPSRRTIRLQGYDYSSSGMYFVTICTQDRICLFGEVIGKTVGAGLCLALNDYYIKLSQYGEIIEEQWISLPNLFPNIILHEYVIMPNHFHAIIEIDTWAGQSPAPTLGNIIGSFKSISTKKCNKMDNISGQKIWQRNYYEHIIRNEKSYNNITDYIANNPINWQSDDYYINKTI; from the coding sequence ATGACAACCGATACATTACCAAGCCGGCGAACAATTCGATTACAGGGATATGATTATTCCTCATCGGGAATGTATTTTGTTACCATATGTACACAAGATAGAATATGTTTATTTGGTGAGGTTATCGGAAAAACTGTAGGGGCTGGGCTCTGCCTTGCCCTCAATGATTATTATATTAAGTTATCTCAATATGGTGAGATTATCGAAGAACAATGGATATCATTGCCTAACCTTTTTCCTAATATTATTTTACATGAATATGTCATTATGCCCAACCATTTTCATGCAATAATAGAAATAGATACATGGGCAGGGCAGAGCCCAGCCCCTACACTCGGCAACATAATAGGTTCGTTTAAATCTATTTCTACAAAAAAATGTAATAAAATGGATAATATATCCGGACAAAAAATCTGGCAACGCAATTATTACGAACATATTATCAGAAACGAAAAATCATATAATAATATTACCGATTATATAGCCAATAATCCTATAAATTGGCAATCGGACGATTACTATATAAATAAAACCATATGA
- a CDS encoding VWA domain-containing protein yields MRRLPVYLLLDTSASMKGQPIEALRKGIDTMIKALRKNPQAIESVYISIITFSNTAQVLVPLTDLGSFQMSELQATGQTALGAALRLVTDRINSEIKKNTMEEKGDWKPIVFIMTDGVPIDDWKKGADYFSTCKTAYTVACAAGSHADTSTLKQITPHVISLEKADEDSMSRFFLWMSSSIGTTSLKVETNGDTLGISSLDELPPPPPDINIL; encoded by the coding sequence ATGAGACGACTTCCTGTATATTTGCTTCTGGATACTTCTGCCTCTATGAAAGGTCAGCCTATCGAAGCCTTAAGAAAAGGTATCGATACCATGATAAAGGCATTGCGTAAAAATCCACAAGCGATAGAAAGCGTATATATAAGTATTATTACATTCAGTAATACGGCACAGGTATTGGTACCATTAACTGATCTGGGATCATTTCAGATGAGTGAATTGCAAGCTACGGGACAAACTGCTCTTGGGGCTGCCCTTAGATTGGTTACAGACAGAATAAATTCGGAAATCAAAAAAAATACAATGGAAGAAAAAGGTGACTGGAAACCTATTGTATTTATTATGACGGATGGAGTTCCGATTGATGACTGGAAAAAAGGAGCTGATTATTTTTCGACCTGTAAAACTGCGTATACTGTTGCTTGTGCAGCAGGAAGCCATGCTGACACTTCTACATTGAAGCAAATAACCCCTCATGTTATCAGTCTAGAGAAAGCCGATGAAGACAGTATGTCTCGTTTTTTCCTGTGGATGTCATCTTCTATCGGAACAACTTCGCTGAAAGTCGAAACAAATGGAGATACTCTTGGCATATCGAGCTTGGATGAACTGCCCCCTCCTCCACCCGATATCAATATTCTTTAA
- a CDS encoding VWA domain-containing protein, with product MRRLPVYLVLDTSGSMHGEPIEAVKNGVQVLISTLRQDPYALETAYLSIITFDSSVKQIVPLTELSMFQMPDLKANGTTVLGEALGVLSKTIDKEVEKTTVKQKGDWKPLVFIMTDGAPTDDWQKGLNEFKKQKYGMVIACAAGQNANTSILKQITETVVQLDNTDSATIKAFFKWVSASISFGSQKIESGGQEISGLSELPPPPPEVNIVL from the coding sequence ATGAGAAGATTACCTGTTTACTTAGTTTTAGATACATCGGGATCGATGCACGGTGAGCCTATTGAAGCGGTAAAGAATGGCGTACAAGTTCTGATCTCAACCTTACGTCAAGACCCATACGCTTTAGAAACTGCTTATTTGAGTATAATCACTTTTGATTCTTCGGTAAAACAAATAGTTCCATTGACCGAATTGTCGATGTTTCAGATGCCTGACCTTAAAGCTAACGGAACAACAGTTTTAGGAGAAGCTTTAGGCGTATTGTCTAAAACAATAGATAAAGAAGTTGAAAAAACAACAGTCAAACAAAAAGGTGATTGGAAACCTCTCGTATTTATTATGACAGATGGTGCTCCAACCGACGACTGGCAAAAAGGACTGAACGAATTCAAAAAGCAGAAATATGGTATGGTTATAGCTTGTGCTGCCGGTCAGAATGCAAACACTTCCATACTAAAACAAATTACAGAAACAGTAGTACAATTAGATAATACCGATAGTGCAACCATTAAAGCATTTTTCAAATGGGTATCAGCATCTATAAGCTTCGGTAGTCAGAAAATAGAATCAGGCGGACAGGAAATCTCAGGTTTGAGCGAATTGCCTCCTCCACCTCCTGAAGTAAATATTGTATTATAA
- a CDS encoding VWA domain-containing protein, whose translation MRRLPVYLLLDTSGSMRGEPIESVKVGLESMVSSLRQDPFALESVFMSIITFDREVKQILPLTELENLQLPEIVTPESGPTHLGEALEMLCKKVDAEVKLSTSDEKGDWMPLLFIMTDGKPSDLQKYNQMIPEVKKRNFASIIACAAGVKADTQPLLALTNQVYSLDTTDSSTFRQFFKWVSASVSVGNRSVGTSNDIALPPPPPEIHTVI comes from the coding sequence ATGAGAAGATTACCTGTATATTTATTATTAGATACATCGGGATCGATGCGTGGTGAACCCATCGAGTCGGTAAAAGTAGGGCTGGAATCTATGGTTTCGAGCCTTAGACAAGATCCTTTTGCTCTTGAATCGGTTTTTATGAGCATCATTACTTTCGACAGAGAAGTAAAGCAAATACTTCCTCTAACCGAGTTGGAAAATCTGCAACTACCCGAAATAGTTACACCGGAGTCGGGACCAACACATCTGGGTGAGGCTCTTGAAATGCTATGCAAAAAAGTTGATGCGGAAGTAAAACTCAGCACTTCGGACGAAAAAGGTGACTGGATGCCTCTACTATTTATTATGACAGATGGTAAGCCTTCCGATTTGCAGAAATACAACCAGATGATACCTGAAGTAAAGAAACGCAATTTTGCAAGTATCATAGCTTGTGCTGCCGGAGTAAAAGCAGATACACAGCCATTATTGGCTCTTACCAATCAGGTATATTCTTTAGATACAACCGACAGTTCAACATTCCGTCAGTTTTTCAAATGGGTATCGGCTTCGGTAAGTGTTGGAAACAGAAGCGTTGGAACAAGTAATGACATAGCATTGCCACCTCCACCTCCCGAAATACATACTGTTATTTAA
- a CDS encoding TerY-C metal binding domain-containing protein, with translation MRRLPIYFLIDVSESMIGEPLQHVQSGMEAIIKELRTDPYALETVCISIIAFAGKAKKLNSMEELYNFYPPKLPIGGGTSLGNAMSFLMNDMDLSIRKTTLEAKGDWKPIVFLFTDGAPTDFTDTAFSKWNEKFRKGANLIAISIGDNMDTRILTQITDNVLQLKDTDEVSFKEFFKWVTASIKTTSMSISDLSSDDLKLAPFSDDILNKIEMEMNAPIKVDENFAVILGKCQKTSQPYLLKYQKRLASNDFSHLTRLGGHKFKFVGAYPIDNSYFDMVDGYANGSLSGSKISTDELIGFPSCPCCSNHIAIGLCMCGSIMCVGDEPMSHCPWCGIQVSFKGSDGGMDIGRTRG, from the coding sequence ATGAGACGACTACCTATATACTTTTTAATTGATGTTTCCGAATCGATGATCGGAGAACCTCTTCAGCATGTACAATCGGGTATGGAAGCCATTATAAAAGAGCTTCGCACCGATCCGTATGCATTGGAAACCGTTTGTATTTCCATTATTGCTTTTGCGGGCAAAGCTAAAAAGCTCAATTCAATGGAGGAATTGTATAATTTCTATCCTCCTAAATTACCGATTGGAGGTGGTACCTCGCTTGGTAACGCAATGAGTTTTCTGATGAATGATATGGATCTTTCGATAAGAAAAACGACATTGGAAGCCAAAGGTGACTGGAAGCCCATTGTATTTTTATTTACAGATGGAGCACCGACCGATTTCACGGATACAGCCTTTAGCAAATGGAACGAGAAGTTTCGAAAAGGAGCCAACTTAATAGCAATCTCCATAGGTGATAATATGGATACCAGAATATTGACTCAGATTACGGATAATGTTCTTCAATTAAAAGATACAGACGAAGTTTCATTTAAGGAATTCTTTAAATGGGTTACTGCCTCTATCAAAACAACCAGTATGAGTATCAGCGATCTGAGCAGCGATGACTTAAAGCTTGCTCCTTTCTCGGATGATATACTCAACAAAATAGAGATGGAGATGAATGCTCCCATAAAGGTAGATGAAAATTTTGCCGTTATATTAGGTAAATGTCAAAAGACATCACAACCTTATCTTCTGAAATATCAAAAAAGATTAGCCTCTAATGATTTTTCTCATCTAACCAGATTGGGAGGTCATAAATTTAAATTTGTAGGAGCTTACCCTATTGATAATTCGTACTTCGATATGGTAGACGGTTATGCAAATGGCAGCTTAAGCGGAAGCAAAATAAGTACGGATGAGCTGATTGGATTTCCATCTTGCCCTTGTTGCAGTAATCATATTGCCATAGGGCTTTGTATGTGCGGAAGTATCATGTGTGTAGGTGATGAACCGATGAGCCATTGTCCATGGTGTGGAATTCAGGTTTCATTTAAAGGCTCAGACGGAGGAATGGATATAGGACGCACCAGAGGTTAA
- a CDS encoding PP2C family serine/threonine-protein phosphatase, which translates to MDFEKMISYLNIQTEYKEKLPEFFEQEDVREFLLLKWKEYVNNLSLESEDEVVDSDEPNLNNTDNDINMATIPNIPEDEETKARQTVNPYIDSKDNDLDRKLKAKHIQLQNGKVNQPYQCLFDITVFGIADIGDFELIGLDEIGLKFNPSTDLIEGIPNKAGDHRITLKCKRNEWSEGDPIFERTITLIINPDPRSLWNNIPTPANIEYYKPDSDCKYIKVEKTKGIFGLGKKEQKDIVAASQRGRSHAHEGTPRDDDFSILHQQNEGWYIMTVADGAGSAKYSRQGSFIACQTVSDICNTQFAKYNKEVDELIKDFEKDSSDVKRKKLGDALYNIIGSAVFKAYKNIEKEAEEKENQIKDYATTLLVTVSKKFKFGWFVAAFWVGDGGIGIYNKDTQYLKIMGEPDGGEFAGQTRFLTMSEIMQPTEIYKRLRFEIVEDFTALVLMSDGITDPKFETDSNLNRIEKWNKLWEDITSTVDLTDDNVDSAQQLLQWLDFWSQGNHDDRTIAILY; encoded by the coding sequence ATGGATTTTGAAAAGATGATTTCTTATCTGAATATTCAAACTGAATATAAAGAGAAACTCCCTGAGTTCTTCGAACAGGAAGATGTCAGAGAATTTCTTTTACTGAAATGGAAAGAATATGTAAACAACCTGTCCTTAGAATCAGAAGATGAGGTGGTTGATAGCGATGAGCCGAATTTAAATAACACCGATAATGATATAAATATGGCAACTATACCCAATATACCCGAGGACGAAGAAACTAAAGCTCGTCAAACAGTTAATCCCTACATTGATTCTAAAGACAATGACCTGGACCGTAAACTGAAAGCTAAGCATATACAGCTTCAAAACGGAAAAGTGAACCAACCTTACCAATGTCTGTTCGACATTACCGTTTTTGGAATAGCAGATATCGGAGATTTTGAATTGATCGGTTTAGACGAAATCGGATTAAAATTCAATCCATCAACTGATCTGATCGAAGGTATACCCAATAAGGCAGGGGATCATCGTATCACCCTTAAATGCAAACGCAACGAATGGAGCGAAGGCGATCCCATATTCGAACGTACGATCACTCTTATTATTAATCCCGATCCTCGTTCTTTATGGAATAACATCCCTACTCCGGCTAATATTGAATACTATAAACCCGATTCGGATTGCAAATACATAAAGGTAGAAAAGACCAAAGGGATTTTCGGCTTAGGCAAGAAGGAACAAAAAGATATAGTTGCTGCAAGTCAACGTGGACGCTCTCATGCACATGAAGGTACTCCTCGAGATGATGATTTCAGCATCTTACATCAGCAAAATGAAGGATGGTACATTATGACCGTTGCCGATGGTGCAGGCTCTGCCAAGTATTCGCGACAAGGGTCTTTCATTGCTTGCCAAACGGTATCCGATATATGCAACACTCAATTTGCTAAGTACAATAAAGAGGTTGATGAGCTTATCAAGGATTTCGAAAAAGACAGCTCTGATGTGAAGCGTAAGAAATTAGGTGATGCTCTTTACAACATTATAGGGTCTGCCGTATTCAAAGCTTATAAGAATATTGAAAAAGAAGCAGAGGAAAAAGAAAACCAGATAAAGGATTATGCTACTACCTTATTGGTGACGGTTTCTAAAAAATTTAAGTTCGGATGGTTTGTTGCTGCTTTTTGGGTAGGCGATGGCGGTATTGGAATCTATAATAAGGATACCCAATACCTGAAAATTATGGGTGAACCCGATGGAGGAGAATTTGCAGGTCAAACCCGTTTTCTTACGATGTCGGAAATAATGCAACCTACCGAGATTTACAAACGCTTACGTTTCGAAATTGTAGAAGACTTCACGGCCTTGGTACTTATGTCTGACGGCATAACCGATCCCAAATTTGAGACTGATTCGAACTTGAATCGAATCGAAAAATGGAATAAGCTTTGGGAAGACATTACATCAACTGTTGATTTGACCGATGATAATGTTGATTCGGCACAACAATTATTACAGTGGCTCGATTTTTGGTCGCAAGGTAACCACGATGACAGAACGATAGCAATACTTTATTGA
- a CDS encoding helix-hairpin-helix domain-containing protein, which produces MSDKIITIKATDGSTVQFVDKIIGSGGMKDVYFSPDKTYVVGFFRDKQDFNAKDRLQNITGIYRERIFQQEGGDYWQDLYCWPTKIVEHNGKLGLVCPTYQPCFFFKYGSVNDDFLGIKGREKEGKWFASAKNQNRFLAPEERGDWFKYLQICIRISRAVKRMHAAGLAHSDLSYKNVLVDPTSGRAAIIDIDGLVVPGKFPPDVLGTPDFIAPEVIATKHLKIDDPNRKLPSITTDRHALAVMIYMYLLYRHPLRGGKVHDLDSGRDEELSMGEKALFIEHPTDASNRVKSAQLQASQLPQADPAKIPYTVCGPYLKELFDKAFIDGLHNPFVRPTANEWEDALLKTVDLLQPCQNSRCWHKWFVFDNSTKPKCPFCGTDYKGQLPVLNLYSSRHEGTFTPDNYRLMVYNNQYLYMWHANRNIWPNEKLTDDQKKPVAYFVFHQNKWLLINQRLKDLEDKTEGKKIGIGEAVELTDNKQILLSKENGGRLIVVQMLNN; this is translated from the coding sequence ATGAGTGATAAGATTATAACTATAAAAGCAACTGACGGATCAACGGTTCAGTTTGTGGATAAGATAATAGGTTCGGGAGGAATGAAGGATGTATACTTCAGCCCCGATAAAACATATGTAGTTGGTTTTTTCAGAGACAAGCAGGATTTTAATGCTAAAGACCGACTTCAAAATATAACAGGTATATATCGCGAACGCATATTTCAACAAGAAGGTGGCGACTACTGGCAAGACCTATATTGTTGGCCGACTAAAATAGTTGAACATAATGGTAAATTAGGCTTGGTATGCCCAACTTATCAGCCTTGCTTCTTTTTTAAATACGGATCGGTGAATGATGACTTCCTTGGAATAAAAGGTCGTGAGAAAGAAGGCAAATGGTTTGCTTCGGCAAAAAATCAAAATCGATTTCTGGCTCCCGAGGAAAGAGGAGACTGGTTTAAATACCTGCAAATATGTATTCGCATCAGCCGTGCCGTAAAACGTATGCACGCAGCAGGTCTGGCTCACTCCGATCTTTCATACAAAAACGTATTGGTAGATCCGACTTCGGGCAGAGCTGCCATTATTGATATTGACGGACTTGTTGTTCCCGGAAAATTCCCCCCCGATGTATTGGGGACACCCGACTTTATAGCTCCCGAAGTAATTGCTACAAAACATCTGAAAATAGATGATCCTAATCGTAAATTGCCAAGCATTACTACCGACAGGCATGCTCTGGCAGTGATGATATATATGTATTTATTATACCGTCATCCACTGCGAGGTGGAAAAGTTCACGATTTGGATTCGGGCAGAGATGAAGAACTGTCGATGGGAGAAAAAGCATTGTTTATTGAGCATCCTACCGATGCATCCAACAGGGTTAAATCGGCTCAATTACAAGCAAGCCAATTACCTCAGGCTGATCCGGCAAAGATACCTTATACGGTCTGCGGTCCTTATCTGAAAGAATTATTTGATAAGGCATTTATAGACGGACTACACAATCCCTTTGTTCGCCCAACAGCCAATGAATGGGAAGATGCATTATTAAAAACGGTTGATCTTTTACAACCTTGTCAAAACTCAAGATGCTGGCATAAGTGGTTTGTTTTTGATAATAGTACAAAGCCCAAATGTCCGTTCTGCGGAACTGATTATAAAGGACAATTACCGGTATTAAACCTATATTCGTCACGTCACGAAGGAACATTTACCCCCGACAATTATCGGTTGATGGTTTATAATAATCAGTACCTTTATATGTGGCATGCTAATAGGAATATTTGGCCTAATGAAAAATTAACCGACGATCAGAAAAAGCCTGTTGCGTATTTTGTTTTCCATCAGAATAAATGGCTGCTTATCAACCAGCGATTGAAGGATCTGGAAGATAAAACCGAAGGGAAAAAGATTGGAATAGGTGAAGCGGTAGAATTAACCGACAATAAACAAATACTCCTTTCTAAAGAAAATGGAGGTCGGCTAATTGTGGTTCAAATGTTAAATAATTGA
- a CDS encoding HAD family hydrolase, which translates to MKIKNISFDLWMTLIRSHPEFKLKRAELIADTFNIKNISPKEIDSFIRSVDNVFDRYNMISGKKLSANKMYQKLLEKLVPKETSVTLDIAISLRKEADDLFGQYQPVFLNENIPQILSQLKEEGYVLNLSSNTGFIEGETLRKTLANMDILEYFDFLIFSDEINASKPSSHFFQHVYDHINVPKNAVLHIGDNPKADYQGAKNFGFNALLITDPNYTINDIRTKL; encoded by the coding sequence ATGAAAATAAAAAATATTTCATTTGATCTTTGGATGACTCTTATAAGATCACATCCTGAGTTCAAATTAAAACGTGCCGAATTAATAGCCGATACTTTTAATATAAAAAATATCTCCCCAAAGGAGATCGATTCTTTTATACGCTCGGTAGATAATGTTTTTGATCGTTACAATATGATTAGCGGAAAAAAACTATCTGCGAATAAGATGTATCAGAAACTTTTAGAAAAGTTAGTTCCTAAGGAAACTTCTGTTACGTTGGACATAGCTATTAGCCTGCGTAAAGAAGCTGACGATCTCTTCGGGCAATATCAGCCTGTCTTTTTGAATGAAAATATCCCTCAAATACTCTCTCAGCTAAAAGAAGAGGGGTATGTACTGAATCTGTCGAGCAATACAGGCTTTATTGAAGGAGAAACACTTCGAAAAACATTGGCAAATATGGATATTCTTGAGTACTTCGATTTTCTAATATTTTCGGACGAGATAAATGCTTCTAAGCCTTCCTCGCATTTCTTCCAACATGTTTATGACCACATAAACGTTCCTAAAAATGCAGTTTTACACATTGGGGATAATCCTAAAGCAGATTATCAAGGGGCAAAGAACTTCGGTTTTAATGCTTTATTAATTACAGATCCTAATTATACGATTAATGATATCAGAACAAAATTATAA